A single region of the Anomaloglossus baeobatrachus isolate aAnoBae1 chromosome 2, aAnoBae1.hap1, whole genome shotgun sequence genome encodes:
- the LOC142290766 gene encoding interleukin-1 receptor type 2-like isoform X2, giving the protein MRLPAGRTEGRTGLGAASPKILHPKDNTVITKEGEGLNIQCRARTKYQRFHNIYWLVNNTFVEDAYPDGRVSERSGGLLAVHMTVEQALNFTLMEPEDFRTTFTCVVQDPSGSDMKNFILSPEDNGCIRLIEVKDRRGTNQKRR; this is encoded by the exons ATGCGGCTGCCGGCGGGGAGGACGGAGGGGAGGACGGGGCTCGGTGCAG CGTCTCCAAAGATTCTTCACCCGAAAGACAACACCGTGATCACCAAGGAAG GTGAGGGTCTGAACATCCAGTGCAGAGCGCGGACGAAGTACCAGAGGTTCCACAATATCTACTGGCTGGTGAATAACACGTTTGTGGAGGACGCCTACCCCGACGGGCGAGTGAGCGAGCGGAGCGGAGG ATTGTTAGCAGTACACATGACTGTGGAGCAAGCGTTGAACTTCACACTGATGGAACCTGAGGACTTCCGGACGACGTTCACATGTGTGGTGCAGGATCCATCAGGATCAGACATGAAAAACTTTATCCTTAGCCCGGAGGACAATGGCTGCATCCGACTAATAGAAGTAAAAGATAGAAGAGGAACAAATCAGAAGAGACGATAG
- the LOC142290766 gene encoding interleukin-1 receptor type 2-like isoform X1, with protein sequence MRLPAGRTEGRTGLGAGPGVLGCFLFTLLLSCSLIDLTIASPKILHPKDNTVITKEGEGLNIQCRARTKYQRFHNIYWLVNNTFVEDAYPDGRVSERSGGLLAVHMTVEQALNFTLMEPEDFRTTFTCVVQDPSGSDMKNFILSPEDNGCIRLIEVKDRRGTNQKRR encoded by the exons ATGCGGCTGCCGGCGGGGAGGACGGAGGGGAGGACGGGGCTCGGTGCAG GTCCGGGGGTCCTCGGATGCTTTCTGTTCACTTTGCTTCTGAGCTGCAGTTTAATCGATCTGACAATAG CGTCTCCAAAGATTCTTCACCCGAAAGACAACACCGTGATCACCAAGGAAG GTGAGGGTCTGAACATCCAGTGCAGAGCGCGGACGAAGTACCAGAGGTTCCACAATATCTACTGGCTGGTGAATAACACGTTTGTGGAGGACGCCTACCCCGACGGGCGAGTGAGCGAGCGGAGCGGAGG ATTGTTAGCAGTACACATGACTGTGGAGCAAGCGTTGAACTTCACACTGATGGAACCTGAGGACTTCCGGACGACGTTCACATGTGTGGTGCAGGATCCATCAGGATCAGACATGAAAAACTTTATCCTTAGCCCGGAGGACAATGGCTGCATCCGACTAATAGAAGTAAAAGATAGAAGAGGAACAAATCAGAAGAGACGATAG